A single region of the Kryptolebias marmoratus isolate JLee-2015 linkage group LG10, ASM164957v2, whole genome shotgun sequence genome encodes:
- the tulp4b gene encoding tubby-related protein 4 isoform X1, giving the protein MSRSYEQPGQSVGMLAAVEHGPILCSDSNILCLSWKGRVPKSEKDKPVCRRRYYEEGWLATGNARGVVGVTFTSSHCRRDRSTPQRINFNLRGHNSEVVLVRWNEPFQKLATCDMEGGIFVWIQYEGRWSVELVNDRGAQVSDFTWSHDGTQALIAYRDGFVLVGSVSGQRHWSSEINLESQITCGIWTPDDQQVLFGTADGQVIVMDCHGRMLAHVLLHESDGIVSMSWNCPDFLIEDSTESDTDSDDNILPLVRRVKPLLTVTFLSGDISLMNNYDDLSPAIIRSGLKDVEAQWCSQRDLLAVAGMERHGLQAESACASIMRNALVKFYNVQGEHIYTLETPAQRPITTICWGHRDSRLFLACGPALYVVRVEHRVASLQLLCQQGIASALREEKDVGKLNMPSLLCSYVTTAFIPTIKPPIPDPNNIRDFVSYPTAGNERLHCTMKRAEDSPEAGGPCYTLYLEYLGGLVPILKGRRISKLRPEFVIMDPKTDGKPEEVCVNPMISYADSCNCSDSSDIDLSDEWVGKKSPKLSRGNRLNMESRKSPKLSRANQEGQRSPRLLTKKPPVRSPSLTRREFTMDGITEHNYLAQVTSNIWGTKFKIVGLASFLPTNLGAVIYKTSLLHLQPRQMTIYLPEVRKISHDFMSLPVFNPNVFSEDEDDLPVMGPSGVAGDNPPCTVNIPIAPIHSPAQAMSPTQSIGLVQSLLANQNIQLDVLTNPTATATAAAAAAAASVPVNDHSHDAVASPYPVPTRYSNSSQGIFSGLEMAPLLPGTLPPPPPPHHLPPQPHSQRSHSQQPRQQPPKQPLQTQQQQKLHHHQLQPQHHHQPQSQQPQQHQQLQQLHHQQTLHLQHQQQQQQQQAQQHQQMQQAPQQVTNQQLQQQHIQQQQQQMQLQQEQMQQQQQQMQQQQQQIRQQIQEMRQQQQKLQQQHQQIQQQHQQMQRQHQQMQQQLKMQMSLPPPPTGYPTISLQQIHLLPQIPPPSSDPALDRGDHGHTLKPSLPRTLPPSFSVTDGSIEIQMRKVNPPPPYPGTVVSAAAATAAAAPQTFITNCDSPSVLAPDPCLKKDEFLLHPVTLQYPTPLGYERITTFDSSGNVEEVCRPRRRLIRNQNAYAVHTIGGSATLKVTSSSDSKKVQLPYTSATLSRLSVPRYSIPSGDPPPYPDPANQVTATLPPPQRIDNNLIHATLRRDRREGGLKVPQMMESSRTLPTKAKMNSALSLSYQQRVPTALYTCTQCSSNSSSTSVSVSGGGTTSSGIAGGTVVRQDFPPGKGAHHSTIIVHSKSSSPLASQSSYSLLGAVDNSRDRTVYVNSAFTEDETLNQQCHIEKSARQLTLADASMTIKRPPPYQWDTSTTEDFWLTPEQTMLAPPPGNPKPPPLIISQAQHLDMTRLPFVLTTKPPTSLNTSTLTFPSGYHISLSPFPPSVGHSGPPLQTVQNPPPQCSPNEVVTSVPFAQQDPSLVLPPGYPPNLANLACCPLPPLYPGASSCAGLQLHPVSLQPWNPYPCPPPMQDPPAPPLPTKTHQILEKPILSPPPPTGPPPPPPLPPPPPPTELPPSKTATEDPAESANNFPEPSSLNESPVPQESERFGKKGRKRLDSRAEEANMTTVSESRSRKEGRSLSDFNTLISSPRLSSREKKKPKGQREQLNKTKKMSRTTNEFQDSSESEPELFISGDELMNQNQSSKKSWKNKRSMRMASELEEIKCRKANEREDRSLGSQGFVYVMANKQPLWNEATQVYQLDFGGRVTQESAKNFQIELDGRQVMQFGRIDGNAYILDFQYPFSAVQAFAVALANVTQRLK; this is encoded by the exons ATGTCCAGGAGCTATGAG CAGCCTGGTCAGTCAGTAGGGATGTTGGCCGCCGTGGAACATGGTCCCATCCTCTGCAGCGACTCCAACATCCTCTGCCTTTCGTGGAAGGGCCGGGTCCCCAAGAGTGAGAAGGACAAGCCGGTGTGCCGGAGACGGTACTACGAGGAAGGCTGGCTCGCCACGGGGAACGCGAGGGGAGTTGTTGGGGTGACGTTTACATCGAGCCACTGCAGGAGGGACAGAAGTACACCGCAGAGAATCAACTTTAACTTGAGAGGGCACAACAGCGAG GTTGTCTTAGTGCGCTGGAATGAGCCCTTCCAGAAGCTGGCCACCTGCGATATGGAAGGaggtatttttgtttggatCCAGTATGAAGGAAGATGGTCTGTGGAGTTAGTGAATGACAGAGGAGCGCAG GTGAGTGACTTCACGTGGTCACATGACGGCACTCAAGCCCTCATCGCGTACAGGGACGGATTTGTGTTAGTTGGCTCGGTCAGTGGTCAGAGACACTGGTCCTCTGAGATCAACTTGGAGAGTCAAATCACCTGTGGCATCTGGACACCTGATGATCAGCAG GTGTTGTTTGGCACAGCTGATGGACAGGTCATAGTCATGGACTGCCACGGACGGATGCTCGCTCACGTGCTGTTGCACGAGTCTGATGGGATCGTGAGCATGTCTTGGAACTGCCCTGATTTCCTCATTGAGGACAGCACAGAGAGCGACACGGACTCTGACGACAATATTCTGCCTTTAG TGAGGAGAGTCAAGCCTTTGTTGACAGTGACCTTCTTATCAGGGGATATCAGTTTGATGAACAACTATGATGACCTCTCTCCTGCTATCATTCGTTCAGGTCTAAAAG ATGTAGAGGCTCAGTGGTGCTCCCAGAGAGACCTTTTGGCGGTGGCCGGCATGGAGAGACACGGGCTTCAGGCTGAGTCTGCCTGTGCATCCATCATGAGGAATGCCCTTGTCAAGTTCTATAATGTACAAGGAGAACACATATACACTCTGGAAACACCTGCACAG AGGCCCATCACCACCATTTGTTGGGGTCACAGAGACTCTCGCCTGTTCCTTGCATGTGGACCAGCGCTCTACGTGGTGCGTGTGGAGCACAGAGTGGCGAGCCTCCAACTCTTGTGCCAGCAAGGAATTGCGAGCGCCCTGCGTGAAGAGAAAGATGTGGGAAAGCTGAACATGCcctctctgctctgctcttATGTCACCACTGCTTTCATACCCACCATCAAG CCCCCGATTCCTGACCCCAACAACATCCGTGACTTTGTCAGCTATCCCACTGCTGGGAATGAGCGTCTCCACTGCACCATGAAACGAGCAGAGGACAGTCCGGAGGCGGGCGGACCCTGCTACACCCTGTACCTCGAATATTTAGGAGGACTGGTGCCTATTCTCAAAGGGAGACGCATCAGTAAACTTAGGCCTGAGTTCGTCATCATGGATCCAAAGACTGATGGCAAGCCAG aggaggtgtgtgtgaatCCCATGATCTCGTATGCTGACAGCTGTAACTGCTCTGACTCCAGTGACATTGACCTGAGCGACGAGTGGGTCGGGAAGAAGTCGCCAAAGTTATCCCGAGGAAACAG gttgaACATGGAGTCAAGAAAATCTCCCAAACTTTCACGCGCCAATCAGGAGGGCCAACGGTCGCCGCGGCTGCTGACAAAGAAACCTCCAGTTCGGTCACCTAGTTTGACACGAAGAGAGTTCACAATGGATGGAATCACAGAG CACAATTATCTTGCACAAGTCACGTCCAACATCTGGggaacaaagtttaaaattgtTGGACTTGCCTCTTTCCTCCCTACCAATCTCGGTGCAG TCATCTACAAGACCAGTTTGCTTCACTTGCAACCAAGACAGATGACAATCTACCTTCCAGAGGTGCGAAAGATCTCTCATGACTTCATGAGCCTGCCTGTGTTCAACCCTAATGTGTTCAGTGAGGACGAGGATGATTTACCAG TGATGGGGCCGTCTGGAGTAGCAGGAGACAACCCACCGTGTACAGTCAACATTCCCATCGCGCCCATCCACAGCCCGGCCCAAGCCATGTCTCCAACTCAGAGTATCGGTCTGGTTCAGTCTCTCCTGGCCAATCAGAACATACAGCTCGACGTGCTGACTAACCCGACAGCTACAGCCacggcagcagctgcagctgcagctgcctctGTTCCTGTCAACGATCACAGCCATGATGCTGTTGCATCGCCGTACCCCGTGCCAACTAGATACTCAAACTCCAGTCAGGGGATTTTTAGTGGGTTAGAGATGGCCCCCCTTCTCCCTGGAACTCTACCTCCCCCTCCACCACCCCACCACCTCCCCCCGCAGCCTCACTCGCAGCGGTCTCACTCTCAGCAGCCTCGCCAGCAGCCGCCCAAGCAACCACTGCaaacgcagcagcagcagaaactgcaTCATCACCAACTGCAGCCGCAGCACCACCATCAGCCCCAGTCACAGCAGCCGCAACAGCatcaacagctgcagcagctacaCCACCAGCAGACGCTCCATCTGCAgcatcaacagcagcagcagcagcagcaggctcaGCAGCACCAACAAATGCAACAAGCTCCCCAGCAGGTGACGAACCAGcaactccagcagcagcacatccagcagcagcagcagcagatgcagctgcagcaggagcagatgcaacagcagcagcagcagatgcagcagcagcagcagcagatccGTCAGCAGATCCAGGAAatgaggcagcagcagcagaagctccagcagcagcatcagcagatccagcagcagcaccaaCAGATGCAGAGGCAGCACCaacagatgcagcagcagctgaagatgCAGATGTCACTGCCTCCACCTCCGACCGGCTACCCAACCATATCCCTGCAGCAGATCCATCTCCTGCCACAAATTCCTCCTCCCTCATCGGACCCTGCACTCGACAGGGGGGACCACGGACACACACTGAAGCCGAGTCTTCCACGGACTTTACCTCCCTCCTTCAGTGTCACAGATGGGTCTATAGAGATTCAAATGAGGAAGGTgaatcctcctcctccataTCCAGGGACTGTAgtgtctgctgctgcagctactgcagcagctgctcctcaaACATTCATTACAAACTGTGACAGCCCAAGTGTGCTGGCGCCTGACCCCTGCCTAAAGAAAGATGAGTTTTTGCTTCATCCTGTCACTTTACAATACCCAACACCCCTGGGGTATGAAAGGATCACAACCTTTGACAGTAGTGGCAACGTAGAGGAGGTTTGTCGGCCTCGCAGGCGCCTCATTCGCAATCAAAATGCATATGCTGTCCATACCATCGGGGGCTCAGCTACTCTAAAAGTCACTTCTTCCTCTGACAGTAAAAAAGTTCAGCTTCCGTACACCTCAGCAACATTAAGTCGTCTTTCTGTCCCTCGATATTCTATACCAAGCGGAGACCCTCCTCCTTACCCTGATCCGGCCAATCAGGTAACAGCCacgcttcctcctcctcagagaaTTGATAACAATCTGATTCATGCCACACTACGCCGTGACCGCAGAGAGGGCGGACTCAAAGTGCCACAGATGATGGAAAGCTCAAGAACCCTCCCCACCAAGGCTAAAATGAACAGCGCACTATCACTTTCCTACCAGCAGAGGGTGCCCACAGCGTtgtacacatgcacacaatgcagcagtaacagcagcagcaccagtGTCAGTGTTAGTGGAGGTGGGACTACAAGCAGTGGCATCGCAGGTGGGACAGTTGTAAGGCAGGACTTCCCACCAGGGAAAGGTGCCCACCACAGCACAATTATAGTGCACTCCAAAAGCTCCTCGCCCCTGGCTTCTCAGTCATCCTACAGTCTGCTGGGTGCCGTGGATAACAGCCGCGACAGAACTGTCTATGTAAACTCTGCGTTCACTGAAGATGAGACTTTAAATCAGCAGTGTCACATTGAGAAATCTGCCCGTCAGCTGACTCTGGCTGATGCCAGCATGACGATTAAACGCCCTCCACCTTACCAGTGGGACACCTCCACCACTGAGGACTTCTGGCTGACTCCAGAACAAACAATGCTGGCTCCCCCACCAGGAAATCCCAAACCGCCTCCGCTCATCATCAGCCAGGCTCAGCACTTGGACATGACTCGGCTTCCTTTCGTTCTCACGACGAAACCTCCAACCAGCCTGAACACAAGCACTCTTACTTTCCCATCAGGCTACCATATCTCTCTCTCACCTTTTCCTCCAAGCGTGGGACATAGTGGACCTCCACTCCAGACAGTACAGAACCCCCCACCACAATGTTCCCCAAATGAGGTGGTTACTTCAGTACCTTTTGCTCAGCAGGACCCTAGTTTGGTCTTGCCACCGGGTTACCCTCCAAATCTGGCTAACTTGGCCTGCTGCCCCCTCCCTCCACTCTATCCAGGAGCGAGCTCATGTGCTGGACTTCAACTGCACCCTGTCAGCTTACAGCCCTGGAACCCTTACCCATGCCCACCACCCATGCAAGACCCTCCAGCACCTCCCCTGCCAACCAAAACTCATCAGATTTTAGAGAAGCCAATACTCTCCCCACCTCCTCCCACTGGCCCACCTCCCCCACCTCCTTTGccacctcctcccccacccACTGAGTTACCACCATCAAAAACTGCCACAGAGGATCCAGCCGAGTCTGCCAATAACTTTCCAGAACCGTCGTCCCTAAACGAAAGCCCGGTCCCGCAGGAGTCGGAGCGCTTCGGCAAGAAGGGCCGCAAAAGACTAGACAGCAGGGCAGAGGAGGCCAACATGACCACAGTCTCAGAGAGTAGGTCGAGAAAGGAGGGCCGATCTCTCTCTGACTTCAACACTCTCATTTCCAGCCCAAGACTCAgtagcagagagaaaaagaaacccaAAGGGCAGAGAGAACAGCTCAATAAAACGAAGAAAATGAGCAGGACAACGAATGAGTTCCAGGACAGCTCCGAAAGTGAACCGGAGCTGTTCATCAGCGGCGATGAGCTcatgaaccagaaccagagcagTAAGAAGAGCTGGAAGAACAAGCGGAGCATGCGGATGGCAAGTGAGCTGGAAGAGATAAAGTGCCGCAAGGCAAATGAAAGAGAGGACCGAAGCTTAGGCAGCCAAGGGTTTGTCTACGTCATGGCCAATAAGCAGCCGCTGTGGAACGAAGCTACCCAGGTGTACCAGCTGGACTTTGGAGGTCGAGTCACTCAGGAGTCTGCAAAGAATTTTCAGATAGAGCTGGATGGTAGGCAG GTGATGCAGTTTGGCCGAATAGATGGGAACGCTTACATCTTGGATTTCCAGTATCCTTTCTCAGCGGTGCAGGCGTTCGCTGTCGCCTTGGCCAACGTGACCCAGCGGCTGAAATGA
- the tulp4b gene encoding tubby-related protein 4 isoform X2, producing MSRSYEPGQSVGMLAAVEHGPILCSDSNILCLSWKGRVPKSEKDKPVCRRRYYEEGWLATGNARGVVGVTFTSSHCRRDRSTPQRINFNLRGHNSEVVLVRWNEPFQKLATCDMEGGIFVWIQYEGRWSVELVNDRGAQVSDFTWSHDGTQALIAYRDGFVLVGSVSGQRHWSSEINLESQITCGIWTPDDQQVLFGTADGQVIVMDCHGRMLAHVLLHESDGIVSMSWNCPDFLIEDSTESDTDSDDNILPLVRRVKPLLTVTFLSGDISLMNNYDDLSPAIIRSGLKDVEAQWCSQRDLLAVAGMERHGLQAESACASIMRNALVKFYNVQGEHIYTLETPAQRPITTICWGHRDSRLFLACGPALYVVRVEHRVASLQLLCQQGIASALREEKDVGKLNMPSLLCSYVTTAFIPTIKPPIPDPNNIRDFVSYPTAGNERLHCTMKRAEDSPEAGGPCYTLYLEYLGGLVPILKGRRISKLRPEFVIMDPKTDGKPEEVCVNPMISYADSCNCSDSSDIDLSDEWVGKKSPKLSRGNRLNMESRKSPKLSRANQEGQRSPRLLTKKPPVRSPSLTRREFTMDGITEHNYLAQVTSNIWGTKFKIVGLASFLPTNLGAVIYKTSLLHLQPRQMTIYLPEVRKISHDFMSLPVFNPNVFSEDEDDLPVMGPSGVAGDNPPCTVNIPIAPIHSPAQAMSPTQSIGLVQSLLANQNIQLDVLTNPTATATAAAAAAAASVPVNDHSHDAVASPYPVPTRYSNSSQGIFSGLEMAPLLPGTLPPPPPPHHLPPQPHSQRSHSQQPRQQPPKQPLQTQQQQKLHHHQLQPQHHHQPQSQQPQQHQQLQQLHHQQTLHLQHQQQQQQQQAQQHQQMQQAPQQVTNQQLQQQHIQQQQQQMQLQQEQMQQQQQQMQQQQQQIRQQIQEMRQQQQKLQQQHQQIQQQHQQMQRQHQQMQQQLKMQMSLPPPPTGYPTISLQQIHLLPQIPPPSSDPALDRGDHGHTLKPSLPRTLPPSFSVTDGSIEIQMRKVNPPPPYPGTVVSAAAATAAAAPQTFITNCDSPSVLAPDPCLKKDEFLLHPVTLQYPTPLGYERITTFDSSGNVEEVCRPRRRLIRNQNAYAVHTIGGSATLKVTSSSDSKKVQLPYTSATLSRLSVPRYSIPSGDPPPYPDPANQVTATLPPPQRIDNNLIHATLRRDRREGGLKVPQMMESSRTLPTKAKMNSALSLSYQQRVPTALYTCTQCSSNSSSTSVSVSGGGTTSSGIAGGTVVRQDFPPGKGAHHSTIIVHSKSSSPLASQSSYSLLGAVDNSRDRTVYVNSAFTEDETLNQQCHIEKSARQLTLADASMTIKRPPPYQWDTSTTEDFWLTPEQTMLAPPPGNPKPPPLIISQAQHLDMTRLPFVLTTKPPTSLNTSTLTFPSGYHISLSPFPPSVGHSGPPLQTVQNPPPQCSPNEVVTSVPFAQQDPSLVLPPGYPPNLANLACCPLPPLYPGASSCAGLQLHPVSLQPWNPYPCPPPMQDPPAPPLPTKTHQILEKPILSPPPPTGPPPPPPLPPPPPPTELPPSKTATEDPAESANNFPEPSSLNESPVPQESERFGKKGRKRLDSRAEEANMTTVSESRSRKEGRSLSDFNTLISSPRLSSREKKKPKGQREQLNKTKKMSRTTNEFQDSSESEPELFISGDELMNQNQSSKKSWKNKRSMRMASELEEIKCRKANEREDRSLGSQGFVYVMANKQPLWNEATQVYQLDFGGRVTQESAKNFQIELDGRQVMQFGRIDGNAYILDFQYPFSAVQAFAVALANVTQRLK from the exons ATGTCCAGGAGCTATGAG CCTGGTCAGTCAGTAGGGATGTTGGCCGCCGTGGAACATGGTCCCATCCTCTGCAGCGACTCCAACATCCTCTGCCTTTCGTGGAAGGGCCGGGTCCCCAAGAGTGAGAAGGACAAGCCGGTGTGCCGGAGACGGTACTACGAGGAAGGCTGGCTCGCCACGGGGAACGCGAGGGGAGTTGTTGGGGTGACGTTTACATCGAGCCACTGCAGGAGGGACAGAAGTACACCGCAGAGAATCAACTTTAACTTGAGAGGGCACAACAGCGAG GTTGTCTTAGTGCGCTGGAATGAGCCCTTCCAGAAGCTGGCCACCTGCGATATGGAAGGaggtatttttgtttggatCCAGTATGAAGGAAGATGGTCTGTGGAGTTAGTGAATGACAGAGGAGCGCAG GTGAGTGACTTCACGTGGTCACATGACGGCACTCAAGCCCTCATCGCGTACAGGGACGGATTTGTGTTAGTTGGCTCGGTCAGTGGTCAGAGACACTGGTCCTCTGAGATCAACTTGGAGAGTCAAATCACCTGTGGCATCTGGACACCTGATGATCAGCAG GTGTTGTTTGGCACAGCTGATGGACAGGTCATAGTCATGGACTGCCACGGACGGATGCTCGCTCACGTGCTGTTGCACGAGTCTGATGGGATCGTGAGCATGTCTTGGAACTGCCCTGATTTCCTCATTGAGGACAGCACAGAGAGCGACACGGACTCTGACGACAATATTCTGCCTTTAG TGAGGAGAGTCAAGCCTTTGTTGACAGTGACCTTCTTATCAGGGGATATCAGTTTGATGAACAACTATGATGACCTCTCTCCTGCTATCATTCGTTCAGGTCTAAAAG ATGTAGAGGCTCAGTGGTGCTCCCAGAGAGACCTTTTGGCGGTGGCCGGCATGGAGAGACACGGGCTTCAGGCTGAGTCTGCCTGTGCATCCATCATGAGGAATGCCCTTGTCAAGTTCTATAATGTACAAGGAGAACACATATACACTCTGGAAACACCTGCACAG AGGCCCATCACCACCATTTGTTGGGGTCACAGAGACTCTCGCCTGTTCCTTGCATGTGGACCAGCGCTCTACGTGGTGCGTGTGGAGCACAGAGTGGCGAGCCTCCAACTCTTGTGCCAGCAAGGAATTGCGAGCGCCCTGCGTGAAGAGAAAGATGTGGGAAAGCTGAACATGCcctctctgctctgctcttATGTCACCACTGCTTTCATACCCACCATCAAG CCCCCGATTCCTGACCCCAACAACATCCGTGACTTTGTCAGCTATCCCACTGCTGGGAATGAGCGTCTCCACTGCACCATGAAACGAGCAGAGGACAGTCCGGAGGCGGGCGGACCCTGCTACACCCTGTACCTCGAATATTTAGGAGGACTGGTGCCTATTCTCAAAGGGAGACGCATCAGTAAACTTAGGCCTGAGTTCGTCATCATGGATCCAAAGACTGATGGCAAGCCAG aggaggtgtgtgtgaatCCCATGATCTCGTATGCTGACAGCTGTAACTGCTCTGACTCCAGTGACATTGACCTGAGCGACGAGTGGGTCGGGAAGAAGTCGCCAAAGTTATCCCGAGGAAACAG gttgaACATGGAGTCAAGAAAATCTCCCAAACTTTCACGCGCCAATCAGGAGGGCCAACGGTCGCCGCGGCTGCTGACAAAGAAACCTCCAGTTCGGTCACCTAGTTTGACACGAAGAGAGTTCACAATGGATGGAATCACAGAG CACAATTATCTTGCACAAGTCACGTCCAACATCTGGggaacaaagtttaaaattgtTGGACTTGCCTCTTTCCTCCCTACCAATCTCGGTGCAG TCATCTACAAGACCAGTTTGCTTCACTTGCAACCAAGACAGATGACAATCTACCTTCCAGAGGTGCGAAAGATCTCTCATGACTTCATGAGCCTGCCTGTGTTCAACCCTAATGTGTTCAGTGAGGACGAGGATGATTTACCAG TGATGGGGCCGTCTGGAGTAGCAGGAGACAACCCACCGTGTACAGTCAACATTCCCATCGCGCCCATCCACAGCCCGGCCCAAGCCATGTCTCCAACTCAGAGTATCGGTCTGGTTCAGTCTCTCCTGGCCAATCAGAACATACAGCTCGACGTGCTGACTAACCCGACAGCTACAGCCacggcagcagctgcagctgcagctgcctctGTTCCTGTCAACGATCACAGCCATGATGCTGTTGCATCGCCGTACCCCGTGCCAACTAGATACTCAAACTCCAGTCAGGGGATTTTTAGTGGGTTAGAGATGGCCCCCCTTCTCCCTGGAACTCTACCTCCCCCTCCACCACCCCACCACCTCCCCCCGCAGCCTCACTCGCAGCGGTCTCACTCTCAGCAGCCTCGCCAGCAGCCGCCCAAGCAACCACTGCaaacgcagcagcagcagaaactgcaTCATCACCAACTGCAGCCGCAGCACCACCATCAGCCCCAGTCACAGCAGCCGCAACAGCatcaacagctgcagcagctacaCCACCAGCAGACGCTCCATCTGCAgcatcaacagcagcagcagcagcagcaggctcaGCAGCACCAACAAATGCAACAAGCTCCCCAGCAGGTGACGAACCAGcaactccagcagcagcacatccagcagcagcagcagcagatgcagctgcagcaggagcagatgcaacagcagcagcagcagatgcagcagcagcagcagcagatccGTCAGCAGATCCAGGAAatgaggcagcagcagcagaagctccagcagcagcatcagcagatccagcagcagcaccaaCAGATGCAGAGGCAGCACCaacagatgcagcagcagctgaagatgCAGATGTCACTGCCTCCACCTCCGACCGGCTACCCAACCATATCCCTGCAGCAGATCCATCTCCTGCCACAAATTCCTCCTCCCTCATCGGACCCTGCACTCGACAGGGGGGACCACGGACACACACTGAAGCCGAGTCTTCCACGGACTTTACCTCCCTCCTTCAGTGTCACAGATGGGTCTATAGAGATTCAAATGAGGAAGGTgaatcctcctcctccataTCCAGGGACTGTAgtgtctgctgctgcagctactgcagcagctgctcctcaaACATTCATTACAAACTGTGACAGCCCAAGTGTGCTGGCGCCTGACCCCTGCCTAAAGAAAGATGAGTTTTTGCTTCATCCTGTCACTTTACAATACCCAACACCCCTGGGGTATGAAAGGATCACAACCTTTGACAGTAGTGGCAACGTAGAGGAGGTTTGTCGGCCTCGCAGGCGCCTCATTCGCAATCAAAATGCATATGCTGTCCATACCATCGGGGGCTCAGCTACTCTAAAAGTCACTTCTTCCTCTGACAGTAAAAAAGTTCAGCTTCCGTACACCTCAGCAACATTAAGTCGTCTTTCTGTCCCTCGATATTCTATACCAAGCGGAGACCCTCCTCCTTACCCTGATCCGGCCAATCAGGTAACAGCCacgcttcctcctcctcagagaaTTGATAACAATCTGATTCATGCCACACTACGCCGTGACCGCAGAGAGGGCGGACTCAAAGTGCCACAGATGATGGAAAGCTCAAGAACCCTCCCCACCAAGGCTAAAATGAACAGCGCACTATCACTTTCCTACCAGCAGAGGGTGCCCACAGCGTtgtacacatgcacacaatgcagcagtaacagcagcagcaccagtGTCAGTGTTAGTGGAGGTGGGACTACAAGCAGTGGCATCGCAGGTGGGACAGTTGTAAGGCAGGACTTCCCACCAGGGAAAGGTGCCCACCACAGCACAATTATAGTGCACTCCAAAAGCTCCTCGCCCCTGGCTTCTCAGTCATCCTACAGTCTGCTGGGTGCCGTGGATAACAGCCGCGACAGAACTGTCTATGTAAACTCTGCGTTCACTGAAGATGAGACTTTAAATCAGCAGTGTCACATTGAGAAATCTGCCCGTCAGCTGACTCTGGCTGATGCCAGCATGACGATTAAACGCCCTCCACCTTACCAGTGGGACACCTCCACCACTGAGGACTTCTGGCTGACTCCAGAACAAACAATGCTGGCTCCCCCACCAGGAAATCCCAAACCGCCTCCGCTCATCATCAGCCAGGCTCAGCACTTGGACATGACTCGGCTTCCTTTCGTTCTCACGACGAAACCTCCAACCAGCCTGAACACAAGCACTCTTACTTTCCCATCAGGCTACCATATCTCTCTCTCACCTTTTCCTCCAAGCGTGGGACATAGTGGACCTCCACTCCAGACAGTACAGAACCCCCCACCACAATGTTCCCCAAATGAGGTGGTTACTTCAGTACCTTTTGCTCAGCAGGACCCTAGTTTGGTCTTGCCACCGGGTTACCCTCCAAATCTGGCTAACTTGGCCTGCTGCCCCCTCCCTCCACTCTATCCAGGAGCGAGCTCATGTGCTGGACTTCAACTGCACCCTGTCAGCTTACAGCCCTGGAACCCTTACCCATGCCCACCACCCATGCAAGACCCTCCAGCACCTCCCCTGCCAACCAAAACTCATCAGATTTTAGAGAAGCCAATACTCTCCCCACCTCCTCCCACTGGCCCACCTCCCCCACCTCCTTTGccacctcctcccccacccACTGAGTTACCACCATCAAAAACTGCCACAGAGGATCCAGCCGAGTCTGCCAATAACTTTCCAGAACCGTCGTCCCTAAACGAAAGCCCGGTCCCGCAGGAGTCGGAGCGCTTCGGCAAGAAGGGCCGCAAAAGACTAGACAGCAGGGCAGAGGAGGCCAACATGACCACAGTCTCAGAGAGTAGGTCGAGAAAGGAGGGCCGATCTCTCTCTGACTTCAACACTCTCATTTCCAGCCCAAGACTCAgtagcagagagaaaaagaaacccaAAGGGCAGAGAGAACAGCTCAATAAAACGAAGAAAATGAGCAGGACAACGAATGAGTTCCAGGACAGCTCCGAAAGTGAACCGGAGCTGTTCATCAGCGGCGATGAGCTcatgaaccagaaccagagcagTAAGAAGAGCTGGAAGAACAAGCGGAGCATGCGGATGGCAAGTGAGCTGGAAGAGATAAAGTGCCGCAAGGCAAATGAAAGAGAGGACCGAAGCTTAGGCAGCCAAGGGTTTGTCTACGTCATGGCCAATAAGCAGCCGCTGTGGAACGAAGCTACCCAGGTGTACCAGCTGGACTTTGGAGGTCGAGTCACTCAGGAGTCTGCAAAGAATTTTCAGATAGAGCTGGATGGTAGGCAG GTGATGCAGTTTGGCCGAATAGATGGGAACGCTTACATCTTGGATTTCCAGTATCCTTTCTCAGCGGTGCAGGCGTTCGCTGTCGCCTTGGCCAACGTGACCCAGCGGCTGAAATGA